From a region of the Streptomyces tirandamycinicus genome:
- a CDS encoding ABC transporter permease — translation MKTDTANTTPANPANPMNPASTANPAITANPAGTASTASTASTAGTVSTASAVAAVSGARARTTAAGRLGALGRAELTLLVRNRTALFVALLMPVAMVGALRGTLGGMDLSEAGLSLGEALMTGGVGTVLILVVYLNLTSALVARREELVLKRLRTGEVSDTEILAGTALPAAALALAQSALVVAAGVALLGADAPRRPELLVAGTLLGTVVMAALAAATSAITRTVESAQITTLPLFMVSAGGSGLFIPLDLLPDRVASVCELLPMTGVMRLVEAGVGGGADAGRLTGAALGALAWTVISVFAVRRWFRWEPRR, via the coding sequence GTGAAAACCGATACGGCGAACACGACCCCGGCGAACCCGGCGAACCCGATGAACCCGGCGAGCACGGCGAACCCGGCGATCACGGCGAACCCGGCAGGCACGGCGAGCACGGCGAGCACGGCGAGCACGGCAGGCACGGTGAGCACGGCGAGCGCGGTTGCGGCGGTGTCCGGAGCGAGAGCCCGGACCACGGCCGCCGGACGGCTGGGTGCGCTGGGCCGGGCCGAGCTGACCCTCCTCGTACGGAACCGGACCGCGCTGTTCGTCGCGCTGCTGATGCCCGTCGCGATGGTGGGCGCCCTGCGCGGGACGCTCGGCGGGATGGACCTCTCGGAAGCCGGTCTGAGCCTCGGGGAAGCCCTCATGACCGGGGGCGTCGGCACGGTGCTGATCCTCGTCGTCTACCTCAACCTCACCTCGGCCCTGGTCGCCCGGCGCGAGGAACTCGTACTCAAGCGGCTGCGCACGGGCGAGGTGTCCGACACGGAGATCCTCGCCGGGACGGCGCTGCCGGCCGCCGCGCTGGCGCTCGCGCAGAGCGCCCTGGTGGTGGCGGCCGGGGTCGCGCTGCTCGGCGCCGACGCCCCCCGGCGACCCGAACTCCTCGTCGCCGGAACGCTGCTGGGAACCGTCGTGATGGCGGCCCTGGCCGCCGCGACATCCGCGATCACCCGGACCGTGGAGAGCGCGCAGATCACCACCCTGCCGCTGTTCATGGTCTCGGCGGGCGGCTCCGGGCTGTTCATCCCACTCGACCTGCTGCCGGACCGGGTCGCGTCGGTGTGCGAACTGCTGCCGATGACCGGCGTGATGCGCCTCGTGGAGGCAGGTGTGGGCGGTGGCGCGGACGCCGGACGGCTCACCGGTGCGGCGCTCGGGGCGCTGGCCTGGACCGTGATCTCGGTGTTTGCTGTGCGACGGTGGTTCCGCTGGGAGCCGCGGCGCTGA
- a CDS encoding histone-like nucleoid-structuring protein Lsr2 has product MAQRVVVTLSDDIDGGEAAETVSFGLDGKSYEIDLNPANAKKLRTALAPYVAAGRKAAKHGGRSRREYRRTDLAPDPAAVRAWAQSNKMDVPARGRIPKRVYEAFRDSR; this is encoded by the coding sequence GTGGCGCAGCGCGTAGTGGTGACGCTCTCCGACGACATCGACGGCGGAGAGGCGGCGGAAACGGTTTCGTTCGGGCTGGACGGGAAGTCGTACGAGATCGACCTGAATCCCGCCAATGCCAAGAAACTGCGCACGGCCCTCGCGCCCTACGTGGCGGCGGGACGCAAGGCCGCCAAGCACGGGGGCCGGTCGCGCAGGGAGTACCGGCGCACCGACCTCGCACCCGACCCGGCCGCCGTCCGCGCCTGGGCGCAGTCCAACAAGATGGACGTGCCGGCGCGCGGCCGGATCCCCAAGCGCGTCTACGAGGCCTTCCGGGACTCGCGCTGA
- the purS gene encoding phosphoribosylformylglycinamidine synthase subunit PurS, whose translation MARVVVDVMLKPEILDPQGQAVQRALPRLGFEGIADVRQGKRFELEVDGPVDEAALARIHEMAETFLANTVIEDFVVKVKS comes from the coding sequence GTGGCACGCGTCGTAGTCGACGTCATGCTCAAGCCGGAGATCCTCGACCCGCAGGGCCAGGCGGTGCAGCGCGCACTGCCCCGCCTGGGCTTCGAGGGGATCGCGGACGTACGTCAGGGAAAGCGCTTCGAACTCGAGGTCGACGGGCCGGTCGACGAGGCCGCTCTCGCCCGTATCCATGAGATGGCCGAGACGTTCCTCGCGAACACCGTCATCGAGGACTTCGTCGTAAAGGTGAAGTCGTGA
- a CDS encoding nuclear transport factor 2 family protein: protein MSEHPHSALVRRGYEAFGKGDRETLRSLLTADCVHHVPGGSRVSGHYKGQDNILDLYRELGELTGGTLRIELRGAYPDGRGHVMAVHTYYADRGDRGIEMPGGFWFTIVGGKISDIDECVQDIDEADAFWGAAG from the coding sequence ATGTCCGAGCACCCGCACAGCGCCCTGGTACGCCGGGGCTACGAGGCGTTCGGCAAGGGCGACCGGGAGACCCTCCGGTCGCTGCTGACGGCGGACTGCGTGCACCACGTGCCCGGCGGCAGCCGGGTGTCGGGGCACTACAAGGGCCAGGACAACATCCTGGACCTGTACCGGGAGCTCGGTGAGCTCACGGGCGGCACCCTGCGGATTGAGCTCAGGGGCGCCTACCCCGACGGCCGCGGGCACGTGATGGCCGTCCACACGTACTACGCCGACCGCGGCGACCGCGGGATCGAGATGCCCGGCGGATTCTGGTTCACCATCGTCGGCGGCAAGATCTCCGACATCGACGAGTGCGTTCAGGACATCGACGAGGCGGACGCGTTCTGGGGCGCCGCCGGCTGA
- a CDS encoding ABC transporter ATP-binding protein: MDSDGHVIEAAGLRRGYRGGFEAVSGITFTVGRGELFALLGTNGAGKTSTVELLEGLAAPTAGTVRVLGHDPYRERAAVRPRIGVMLQEGGFPSDLTAAETVRLWAGCTSGARPADEALELVGLARRSGVRVKQLSGGERRRLDLALALLGRPEVLFLDEPTTGLDAEGRRDTWELVRELRDAGTTVLLTTHYLEEAESLADRLAIMHSGRIVATGTPDEVTASRPSRIRFVLPREAPAARLPLTLRAAADGQHVEIRTHELQRSLGELLRWAAESGVRLDRLDARSASLEEAFLEIARPGTDTEAAGAL, translated from the coding sequence ATGGACAGCGATGGGCATGTGATCGAGGCAGCCGGTCTGCGCCGCGGTTACCGCGGCGGGTTCGAGGCTGTGAGCGGAATCACCTTCACCGTGGGGCGCGGCGAGTTGTTCGCGCTGCTCGGGACGAACGGCGCCGGCAAGACCTCCACCGTCGAACTGCTGGAGGGCCTGGCCGCCCCGACCGCGGGCACCGTGCGGGTCCTCGGCCACGACCCGTACCGCGAACGGGCGGCGGTACGGCCCCGGATCGGCGTCATGCTCCAGGAAGGCGGCTTCCCCTCCGACCTGACGGCCGCCGAGACCGTCCGGCTGTGGGCCGGGTGCACCAGCGGCGCCCGCCCCGCCGATGAGGCGCTGGAACTCGTGGGCCTCGCCCGCAGGTCCGGCGTACGCGTCAAGCAGCTGTCCGGCGGCGAGCGGCGCAGGCTCGACCTCGCGCTGGCCCTGCTCGGCCGGCCCGAGGTCCTCTTCCTCGACGAGCCGACGACCGGCCTCGACGCCGAGGGACGCCGCGACACCTGGGAGTTGGTCCGCGAACTGCGGGACGCCGGCACCACCGTGCTGCTGACCACGCACTACCTGGAGGAGGCGGAGAGCCTCGCCGACCGGCTGGCGATCATGCACAGCGGGAGGATCGTCGCCACCGGCACCCCGGACGAGGTGACCGCCTCGCGGCCGTCCCGCATCCGCTTCGTCCTCCCGCGGGAGGCGCCCGCCGCGCGGCTGCCGCTCACACTGCGGGCCGCCGCGGACGGACAGCACGTCGAGATCCGCACCCACGAGCTGCAGCGCTCGCTCGGCGAACTGCTCCGCTGGGCCGCCGAGTCCGGCGTACGGCTCGACCGCCTCGACGCCCGCTCCGCCTCGCTCGAAGAGGCGTTCCTGGAGATCGCCCGCCCGGGCACGGACACGGAAGCGGCAGGTGCCCTGTGA
- the purL gene encoding phosphoribosylformylglycinamidine synthase subunit PurL, which produces MTLDTVKHAAGTPETELPWKELGLKEDEYARIREILGRRPTGAELAMYSVMWSEHCSYKSSKVHLKQFGEKAPENDALLVGIGENAGVVDVGQGYAVTFKVESHNHPSYIEPYQGAATGVGGIVRDILAMGARPVAVMDPLRFGAADHPDTKRVLPGVVAGIGGYGNCLGLPNIGGEVVFDSCYQGNPLVNALCVGVMKHEDIHLAKASGAGNKVILYGARTGGDGIGGVSVLASETFDDTKPTKRPAVQVGDPFQEKLLIECTLEVFREKLVAGIQDLGGAGLSCATSELASAGSGGMRVELDTVPLRDATLSPEEILMSESQERMCAIVEPRHVDRFMEICEKWDVIATVIGEVTEGERLEIFWHGEQIVDVPPGTVAHEGPTYHRPYARPEWQDALQADDAGGLPRPATSGELREQVLKLVGSPNQAAKSWITDQYDRFVQGNTVLAQPEDAGMVRIDPDTNLGVAVATDGNGRYAKLDPYAGAQLALAEAYRNVAASGARPLAVSDCLNFGSPEDPAVMWQFAEATRGLADGCQRLGTPVTGGNVSLYNQTGDTAIHPTPVVAVLGVIDDVTRRTPIAFAEEGQLLYLLGDTREEFGGSAWSQVVHDHLGGLPPKVDLDREKLLAEILISGSRDGMIDAAHDLSDGGLVQAVTESCLRGGKGARLVVPDGLDAFTFLFSESAGRAVVAVPRSEELRFTDMCGARGLPATRIGVVDGDAVEVQGEFTLPLGELRTAHEETVPALFA; this is translated from the coding sequence GTGACCCTGGACACCGTGAAGCACGCAGCCGGGACTCCCGAGACCGAGCTGCCCTGGAAGGAGCTCGGACTCAAGGAGGACGAGTACGCGCGCATCCGTGAGATCCTCGGCCGCCGCCCGACCGGCGCCGAGCTCGCGATGTACTCCGTCATGTGGTCCGAGCACTGCTCGTACAAGAGCAGCAAGGTCCATCTGAAGCAGTTCGGCGAGAAGGCCCCGGAGAACGACGCGCTGCTCGTCGGCATCGGCGAGAACGCGGGCGTCGTGGACGTCGGCCAGGGGTACGCGGTCACCTTCAAGGTCGAGTCGCACAACCACCCCAGCTACATCGAGCCCTACCAGGGCGCGGCCACCGGCGTCGGCGGCATCGTCCGCGACATCCTCGCCATGGGTGCCCGGCCGGTCGCGGTCATGGACCCGCTGCGGTTCGGCGCCGCGGACCACCCCGACACCAAGCGCGTGCTGCCCGGTGTCGTGGCCGGCATCGGCGGTTACGGCAACTGCCTGGGTCTGCCCAACATCGGCGGCGAGGTCGTCTTCGACTCCTGCTACCAGGGCAACCCGCTGGTCAACGCGCTGTGCGTGGGCGTCATGAAGCACGAGGACATCCATCTGGCCAAGGCGTCCGGCGCGGGCAACAAGGTCATCCTGTACGGGGCCCGTACCGGCGGCGACGGCATCGGCGGCGTGTCCGTGCTCGCCTCCGAGACCTTCGACGACACCAAGCCCACCAAGCGCCCCGCCGTGCAGGTCGGCGACCCGTTCCAGGAGAAGCTCCTCATCGAGTGCACCCTGGAGGTCTTCCGGGAAAAGCTGGTCGCCGGCATCCAGGACCTCGGCGGCGCCGGACTCTCCTGCGCCACCTCCGAGCTGGCCTCCGCGGGCTCCGGCGGTATGCGCGTGGAGCTCGACACCGTGCCGCTGCGCGACGCGACCCTCTCGCCCGAGGAGATCCTCATGAGCGAGTCGCAGGAGCGCATGTGCGCGATCGTCGAGCCGCGGCACGTCGACCGCTTCATGGAGATCTGCGAGAAGTGGGACGTCATCGCCACCGTGATCGGCGAGGTGACGGAGGGTGAGCGGCTGGAGATCTTCTGGCACGGCGAGCAGATCGTGGACGTGCCGCCGGGCACGGTCGCGCACGAGGGCCCGACGTACCACCGCCCGTACGCCCGCCCCGAGTGGCAGGACGCACTGCAGGCGGACGACGCGGGCGGGCTGCCCCGTCCGGCCACGTCCGGGGAGCTGCGCGAGCAGGTCCTGAAGCTGGTCGGGTCCCCGAACCAGGCCGCCAAGTCCTGGATCACGGACCAGTACGACCGTTTCGTGCAGGGCAACACCGTGCTCGCCCAGCCCGAGGACGCCGGCATGGTCCGCATCGACCCGGACACCAACCTCGGTGTGGCGGTCGCGACGGACGGCAACGGCCGGTACGCGAAGCTCGACCCGTACGCGGGCGCGCAGCTCGCGCTGGCCGAGGCGTACCGCAACGTCGCCGCCTCGGGCGCCAGGCCGCTCGCCGTCTCCGACTGCCTGAACTTCGGCTCGCCCGAGGACCCGGCCGTCATGTGGCAGTTCGCCGAGGCCACCCGTGGTCTGGCGGACGGCTGCCAGCGGCTCGGCACCCCGGTGACCGGCGGCAACGTCTCGCTCTACAACCAGACGGGCGACACGGCGATCCACCCGACGCCGGTGGTGGCCGTGCTCGGCGTGATCGACGACGTGACCCGCCGTACGCCGATCGCGTTCGCGGAGGAGGGCCAGCTGCTGTACCTGCTGGGCGACACGCGCGAGGAGTTCGGCGGGTCGGCCTGGTCGCAGGTGGTCCACGACCACCTGGGCGGTCTGCCGCCGAAGGTTGACCTGGACCGGGAGAAGCTGCTCGCCGAGATCCTGATCTCGGGCTCCCGCGACGGGATGATCGACGCCGCGCACGACCTCAGTGACGGCGGTCTGGTCCAGGCGGTCACCGAGTCCTGCCTGCGCGGCGGGAAGGGCGCCCGGCTGGTCGTCCCGGACGGCCTCGACGCCTTCACGTTCCTCTTCTCCGAGTCCGCGGGCCGCGCCGTCGTCGCGGTGCCGCGCAGCGAGGAGCTCCGCTTCACCGACATGTGCGGGGCGCGGGGCCTGCCGGCCACCCGGATCGGTGTGGTCGACGGGGACGCGGTGGAGGTCCAGGGCGAGTTCACCCTCCCGCTGGGTGAGCTGCGTACCGCGCACGAGGAGACCGTGCCGGCGTTGTTCGCCTGA
- the purQ gene encoding phosphoribosylformylglycinamidine synthase subunit PurQ: protein MTARIGVVTFPGTLDDQDALRAVRLAGAEPVSLWHRDKDLKQVDAVVLAGGFSYGDYLRAGAISRFSPVMETVIDQARSGMPVLGICNGFQILTEAHLLPGAMLRNNHLHFICRDQKLRVENAETAWTADYEQGQEISVPLKNMDGRYVADERVLDELEAEGRVAFRYLDLNPNGSLRDIAGITNAAGNVVGLMPHPEHAVEPLIGTGGTDGLGFFTSILKKLVAA, encoded by the coding sequence GTGACGGCTCGTATCGGTGTCGTCACATTTCCTGGGACGCTCGACGACCAGGACGCACTGCGCGCCGTACGCCTCGCGGGCGCCGAGCCCGTTTCGCTGTGGCACCGCGACAAGGACCTCAAGCAGGTCGACGCGGTCGTCCTCGCGGGCGGCTTCTCCTACGGCGACTATCTCAGGGCGGGTGCCATCTCCCGCTTCTCGCCGGTGATGGAAACGGTCATCGACCAGGCGAGGTCCGGGATGCCGGTCCTCGGTATCTGCAACGGCTTCCAGATCCTCACCGAGGCCCATCTGCTGCCGGGAGCGATGCTCCGGAACAACCATCTGCACTTCATCTGCCGCGACCAGAAGCTGCGGGTGGAGAACGCGGAGACCGCCTGGACCGCCGACTACGAGCAGGGCCAGGAGATCTCCGTTCCGCTGAAGAACATGGACGGCCGCTATGTCGCCGACGAGCGCGTGCTCGACGAGCTCGAGGCCGAGGGCCGGGTCGCCTTCCGCTACCTGGACCTGAACCCCAACGGCTCGCTGCGCGACATCGCGGGCATCACCAACGCCGCGGGCAACGTCGTCGGCCTGATGCCCCACCCCGAGCACGCCGTGGAGCCCCTCATCGGCACCGGCGGCACGGACGGCCTGGGATTCTTCACCTCGATCCTCAAGAAGCTGGTCGCGGCATGA